ATAGCATCAAACCTATATATTTTCCCTCCTAAACGTTCAATCTCTTCGTCAAAATCGGCTTTTTCTTTTCTATGGACTAAAAAATCGAATTGCACCTTGCTTTTGTCTATTTGTCGGTAATAATTCATAATCATAGATTCGGCACCGCCCCGATTCATAATTGTAAAAACCTGTAATACTCTAATGGCTGCCATTAAAAATCATTTTTAGTTTTGTATCGAATGTACAGGTTTAATACCACTCCAAAAGGAATCGCCAGAATTGTCGTAAGTTTTTTTGGTGATTCTGAAATAAACTTACTGTTTTTTGTAAATAGTGCACTGGATACATAATGAATGGCATTTTTAAATTGGTCTTTAAAATTTTTAGCTAATTGCATTCTGCTTTTTCTAGAAAAGGCAAAACCTTGAGGGTGTCTTCGGTATTGTTTTAGTATGTTCATACTAGACCCATCTTGCATATATTCAACAATACAAAATGCCTCATTTACAGGATATAACTTATAGTCTTGATCTATCAGTTGATATAAATATCCAAGGGGTACAAATCTTTCATTTTTAAAAATAGGGTATGGTGGGTACTTTTTTACAACTTCAGTACGATATACTAATTTTTTATCCCCTTTAACACCATATTTATTATACAATTCATAAAGCGTCGTTGATTTAATATGCTGAGGTATTTTTGTGCCAATTATGTTTTCATCTTTATCAATATCTAAGCCCACTAAACCAGCATATTCAGCTTTATTTTTAATATTTTCCCAATGTAACAGTATTTTTTCAACGGCATCAATAGGCATATAATCATCCGAATCAATACATACATTTAATTTGGTTTCAATTAAACGGTATGCTGCATTATGACCCCCATGCATCCCTTGATTTTCCTGATAGTGATATTGAATTTCAATCTTGTTTTCCAATATCCATGAGTTGACCAATTCTTTCGTATTATCTGTTGAACCATCATCGATAATTAACCAAATAAAATCTTGATTTGATTGAGATATCAAGCTTTGATATACTTGATTTAAACAGTACGCTCTATTATAAGTAGGCGTGAATACGGTAATTAACTTCATTGCTTGCATTTTAATCATTTAATAAACCCATAATAGATATAAGACATAAAATATGTAAAAGCAAAATAAACCAGAATTATTTTGCCTATCAATAGATGCTGATTTTTAAAGAAATTTTGTTTAAGGAATGGATAAATAATCACTAAAGCCATCATAAACCAAGACAAATAGGCAAACCGATTTGAAAAATCAGCCCTAATCACTAGAATCCAAAATCCATTACAAATTAAATAAGTGTTTAAAAGTTGAAAGTAGAATTTATCTTCAAATTTCTTTTTATAAATAAAGTACCAACCTGCAACCACGGCAAACGCACTATGAAATAAAAAATCCCACCTGAAACTATTACCGACGTTAGCATCCTCAGGTGTTAGATAATCAGCTAATCTGTCATCTCCGAATCCTAAGCTTGTGAATAAAGCTATCCATAAACTACCCATTACTAATGATAAGGGAATGCATAATAACCAAGCCTTCAGATAAACTTTTGGATTGTTATAAAAATAGGTTAAAAGATAGGCAGCAATAGGGAGCAGTAATGTTTTATGAAATAAAATAGCCCATAAAAAAAATAAGCTCATGATTATTTTCTTTTCACGAAAACATAATCCCCAAAGAAAAATGGACGCCGCAATCCCATTTCTTACACCATTAACTCCATAGGTCCAAAATGAAAATGAAACTATAAACATGACAAATGCATAATACCAAAATTCCTTAAATAAGTTTTTTGATATTTTATATAATGGAAATACATATAAAAAAGAACAAATTGTGAAAAATGTATGAGCTGATACTAAAGTGGACAAACTTTTCATGAAAACATGCCAACCCCAATCGTTAGCATCGGCAATAGGTTCTCCCAAGCTATATAAGTTAAATGCATGGAAATAATTAATTGTATCTCCAAAACCATATTTGGATGTTATAGGTCTTTGTCCAATAAAAAATATAATAAACACTAAAAGTATCAATCCTAAAGTATTTATAAATAGAATATTTTTTTTATCATCCATTTTTAAAACATAGGTATGCAGCAAGGTGAATAATACACCAAACAAGCATAAATTGATGTATAAATCGTAATAGTATTGTATAGGAATTATGCTGCTTTCCATAGAATCAACCGAACTATATTTAAACTGTTTTTATTTTTATCACTTTAGCAGGATTTCCAACCACTATAGCGTTTTCAGGTACATCTTTAACCACTACAGCTCCAGCACCTATCTCTGCATTATTTCCTATTTTAATACCTCCAATAACAATAGCACCTGTATAAATAGATACGTTGTTGCCAATAGTAGGCCTTTTTCCATTGACTTCGCCTACTGTTACCAGATGATTAACATAAAAGTTTTCGCCAATAGACTCCGCATTTAAAATGGTACAATAAGGATGGCCTGTCAGGATGCCACCTGCAAGCTTTGTAGTTATATCTATGGTAAAATTCCGTTCTTTTCTACAATATATATTTAAAATGTAAATTAAAGAATTTTGTATTCTGAAATAAAAAATGGTTCTAAAATCTTTTGAATGTGCCAAAAAATGGAGTAGGAGCTCCCCTTTATTTTTATGGATGCTTTTTGCTTCTGCCCAACGTCGTAAGTCTTGGTCTATAACCCCCTTGTTTTTACTTGTTAAATAGAGTAAAAGGTGTGGAAGTAATACTACTTTATATAAAGTAAAAAGGAGCGTTCTCATTTTTTAATTTCGGTTAATTTATTAAACATAGCCATCCATTGGTGCATTATATCCTTAACGCTGTAATTTGCAGCATGTATTCTTGCTTGTTTGCCCCATGCTTTTCTTTTATTAGGGTTTGCCATGATTTCCAGTAAAGCTTCCGAAAACCCATTTATATCCATGGGGTCAATCAATTTACCAGTATCATTACTAATGATGTTTCTAGGACCATTAGGACAATCAAAAGAAATAATAGGTAAGCCACATGCTTGCGCTTCTAATAATACCAAAGGAAAGCATTCGTTGGCAGATGTCATTACAAAAAGCGATGAACTTAGCATTTTACTCTGTATATTGTTAGTAGGGCCTTTTAAAAAGACATGATTGTTTAGATTTTTATCATGTATTCGTTTTTGTAACTTCTCTAAATAATGGGTGTCACCCGTACCGTAGATGTGTAATTGCCATTCTTTATTCTTTGTATGGACCTGTTCCCAAATATCAATTAATACCTCAAATTGTTTAACAGGGGCTATTCTTCCAGCTGCAATGGCAACGAGGGTATCTAATTTAGAAACCGTATCGGGGTAAAATGTTAAGGGATTTGGTATGGTGACCACATTATCCGTTTTATAATAGGTCGCTTCGTCGGGATTCAATACGATTAATCTATCGTATTTTGACTCTACAAAATCGGCAAACATTAAAAAATACTTTTTCATTGATTTGCTGGATTTTTGTCTGTGTACGTCTTCAATGGATTTTGAAAAATGAAACTCTTTTATTTTGGGGATGTTTTTGTTTATAAAGGGTATAAAATAAGTATCGACACTGTGGCTACAAACCACCACTACATCTGGGTTAATTTCATTTAAAGCGCTGCGTAATTTAAAAATGTGCCTAGGGATTTTTAATAGATTTTTTGGATGAAAATACGATATGAGCCTATTATAATTAATCTTTAAATCTTTAAAAACAATGTTGGAATTAAAGCTGTAGCAAGGCTCCATGTCCTTTTGTTCTGAAGTCACTATATACACGGTGTTTTCTTTTATAGCCGCAAGGTCATTTGCCTTAATGGAAAGTACTCGTTCTATGCCCCCATGTAAATATACTTGGTCTATTATAAAAACAATCTTCATGATAGCTTATCTTTCATTAATTGTTTAAAAAGACCATCCCATTGTTTTATGATTTTCTCGGGTAAGTAGCGCGCGCTATTTTTTTTAGCTTTATTTCCCATGTCACGTCTTAAAGTATCATTTTCAATTAAAGCATTTAGTTTTTCACCCAACGCCTTGGTGTCTCCGTTAGGAACCAAAAATCCATCGATGTTATTCGTTATAATATCACTAGGACCATAAGGGCAATCAAAGGACACACAGGGCACGCCATAAGCCATGGCTTCCGTTAATACCATCCCAAAACCCTCATAGCGTGATGACATGACGTAAATAGAGGCGTCTCGGTATTTTTCAGCAATGTTTTTTACAGGGTCATAAAAATGCACCGTATTGGAAATACCTAAATTTTTAGCCAAGTCTTCCAGTTTTTCAGAGTTGTCTTTTGTGCCATAAATATCCAATTCCCAATCGGGATTTTTTTCATGGACCAGTTTCCAGCTTTTTAACAAGCGATCATAGCCTTTTTGGTAGCTTTGTTTACCAACTGCCAACACCCTTTTATTTTTTAAGTCGCTTTGCTCTATAGGATAAAAAGATAAAGGATTGGGGATCACTTCCATATTTTTTAAATACCATTCTTTGGTGTTCCCCTTAGTTAGTACAATAAATTTATCATAAAATTGTCCTCCAAAATCCATTATTTTGAATAGGACCTGTTTTTTGATTTTGTTTATGACTGTTTTTTTGTTTTTAATTGAAATGTTTTTGGAAACATGGCGCTCATAAACCATGGGGCAGGGCTTTTTAATAAGTAAGGGTAAAAACAATCCCTTTAAGCCATCATCACAAACCAAAACAATATCTGGTGCCACTTCTTTTATTACTTTTTTTATACCTTTTCTATATGTTCTTAAATACTGAATGGGGTTTCCTTTTACCGAAATATCATGATATACAATGTGTTTGCTAAATGTATAAAACACCTCTTTTTCACCCTGATTTAATGTAAGAATGTGTATTTTGTAATCATACTTATCGGCTAAATAAGAAGCCTTGATAGACAATACACGCTCTAAACCTCCAGGGCCACATATTTGATTTGTTATGTATAGTAACTTAACAGATTTAACCATTGTTTTTTAAGATTTTAAAGAATAAATGACTTATAATTATATATTTATTCTTTAACTAAATAGTCCATAACTTCCATATTTTTGAGCTTATTTAAAGTATGCATTCCAATAAAACCTTTCTGAGGTAAAATTTCACTTGTTTTTTCTTCATAATAGTCTTCCTTAGTTAACAATTTAACTTCATTTATAACTATATTTTGTCCATATCCTTTCATACAATTTTGTGACACTCTTTTTAGTTTTCCGTTTTCTATAATAAACCCTCCAGCATTCCTTGCTAAACTAGCATCAGTTATTATCGGGTTTTTAATATGTGGTTTCCAATCATTTGAAAATAAATTTTTTGAGTAATAGAGGTATAGCTTCTCATTATTATCATGTTCAAAGTCTTCTATTTTATTAGCAAAAATCCAATATAAATCATTATGATAAATCCATACTGCGTCTAATAATTTTATGTTTTCCATCAAGTTCGTTTTAAAATCCCATTTAAATGGAAATTGATTACATTCAAAAAGCTGTAACGTATTGTTTTGACTGCTTTCTGGAATCATATAATAATTATCTTCTTTAAAAAAAATGTTTGGAAAAGACAAATGGTAGTCAGTATTAATAATATCTTCTTTTCTGACAATCTCTAGATTAGAGTTTAGTTCAACACAAGATATTTTTCCTAAATTATTGCTTTTTAATTCTTCAAAATAAACAAAGAAATTTTCGTTATTTGCTTTAATTATAAAAGGATCTGCCCAAAATGATTTTTTAGGCTGCTTTAAAAGAGTTGTTTTACCATCCTTTTTAATTCCTATTTTCCAATTTAACTGTTCTTTTTTTATCTTCCTAATGAAGATTTTAAACACCAATTTTATGTAATAAATTATAATACTAAATTTTGAAATATTTAGGTTTTCAAAAATTTTAGTATTTGGGACCGGTTCTAATTCAAAATTAGTTGCATTTTTTAAAAATTTAACTAAATAAATAGAATAGTTATGCAATATTTTATAGGTATTATTCTTTAAACCTAATTCATTTTTTAGAGCTATTCCCGAAATTTTTTGCCACTTCTCCGATTCTAAATTATTATATGCTATGCTTAATGTTACTAAGGGTTTATGTAATACTTCAGTGATAAGCTTATCCTGACTTAGTTCTAAAAGTAAAACCCCATTTTTGACATATTCTTTTAAAGAAGTATAGTCATAATTTTTATCTTCACAAATAACCCAATCACTAAATTCCAACCCATCAACCGTATTTATTATTTTAATATTCGTGTTAATAAAGATTGTGTTTATGTCTATTAAATCTAAAGGGTTGTTTTTTAGATTACTGAATTTGCTGTCTACGTAATTAACAATAGGATTAAATAAGCAATTATTTAGTGTTTTAACCTTTTTGTCTATTAAAATAATGATACTAACATTATCAATTTCATTGTTTATACGTTCAATGCATTTCCATATGTATAAATGAATTTTATTTGAATTTACTATAAAAATTATTTTATTCATAACTTGTTATCATTTATTGATTTAAATGAAAACCAATAGGTGTTTTTATTTTGCAAACTTTACATTCTGTAATTTGACATTCCACAAGCATCAAAATGAAATATTTAAATTGTTTTTAAAAGATTTATTCTGCAACAAATTTCCTGCATTTTTCTTTTAAAGGTTCTGCCAGTTTATGGTGCAAACCTAGATTTTTTACCATAGTATTTTTATTTATTTTACCTTCTAAGTTAAAATTAGCAGTATATTCTCCTGTCTCACTATTAACATCGAGGCGATTGAATAATTCTAAAATACCATCAAACCTGCATGAATCTACAAATTTATCGAAACCATTTATAAAAATAACAGGTGTTCCCATAGCCAAACAAGGTAAAGCACAATGAATTCTTGAGGTAATTACCAATTTAGCTTTTGCATATTTTTTTAATACACTTTCTGCCATCTCAAATTTTTCAGCATCAGAAATTGTATTTAAAGGTTCTTGATCTATATATATGGCACTTTTCAACAAATCTTCACTAATAAAGTTTTTAAGATGTTTGTTTTTTTTATTCAATTTAAAAGCTTTTCCGTTTAAAACACTTTTTATAGTTGACCGTAAACTGTAAAAAAGTCTTTGATTACTAGGATAGCTATACAAAGGGTCTACAATATAAATATCGTCTCCTCTTTCAGAATCATCAACTTTATAAGAGTCTAACGTTAAAGTTAAACAACCTGTAAAGTAAGCTTCAATTCCTTTGGAATTTAGGGTATCGGCTGTGAATTGATCTCTACAGCCTATTGGCGCATACTTTTTTAGGTAAGCAATTCCTTTTTCGCTTAGCATTGCTGGTGCTGCTGTATTATTCATGTGGAAGGAAACAAATAATGGTTTGATTTTTTCTGAAGGCACCCAATTTTGAGTGTTATGTATAAACCAACCGTTCATTATTAGTTTAACAGGTTCTTCATCATAGTCAGCTAAAGATTCTCGATCTACATATTTATCAACTTTAGGTAAAAATTGTTTAGCTGCTAAACTTTGAATATTATCACCAACATTGAAATATTTTTGATTTTCTATGTAGTTAAGTAAACCGTATTTCATAATTTTATTTTTTTATATAATGTAGTTAACCAAGGATATTTGTTTCTTAAAACAAATTTAAATTTTTCAGTGAATCTCTTTGGACTGTTTATTTTACTTTGCATAAGCTTATCCAGTTCGCTATTTCTTATTCTATCTAGTTGTTTGTTTTCTATTTCTTTGTTTTCAAAAACAAAAAAATTATTTGTGGCTTTGGCCTTTTCCATTAATTCTTGCCAAAAATATTGCATACCAGTACTAGCTCCGTACTGATTTAATATTTTAAAAATATTCTCGTATATATTTTTGTCGACAGAAAACCCATAATTATTAGGGTTTTCACCATTCAAAATAATTCCTAATATGGTCCTGAAACATTTTTCACAATTGCTACAATTAAATCCACTTCTTAGTTCAGAATAACATACTCGTAAATTAAATTGATTGTTTGTATCAATAGAAAACTTAGTAATTAAATCGACTTTGTCTTGTCGTTTAAGTTCATAGCCGTCATGATGCACCTGAATACCTGCCCAACTAATTTTTTCATCTATTTGCGGAGTTGAACCCCATGCTATATCTATTTCTTTGGTATATGAAGAAGCGATGTAGATGTTTTTATATGAATTTAGATAAGAAATTGGAGCGATAGAACCAATTAAGGAAAATCCGTGTTGCACAATTCCCCACCAGCCAATGTCTTTAAGCAATAATTCTACTTGATAAGTATAAAACTCTCTTACATTGGTTTCTATGTATTCTTTTTTGTTTTCCTTTAAAAGCGATTCGTTTTCTATAAAAGACGTAAAACTTTTCCATTGCGATTCATCTTTTATTTCTATATCAGCACCTAAGATAGTGATCAAATCCGGTGTTTGCTCATGGGTTCTGATGTAGGTAGCATATGCGTCCACACCACCACTGAACAACATGGCTGTTTTATTTCCCTCAATATGATTGGATACTAATTTTTGGGAATGTAAATTGCCTAACAACTCATAATCTGAAAATTGTTTTTGAAATTCAGCTTTGACTTTTATGACCGCATTATAAAAATCGTCATCCAACTCTGGCACTTCAATATCAAAATTAGCAAACCAAGAAATAGGTAATACATTTGAAAGGAAGGGAATTATTAAGATACTTAAAGGCACCTGACTGACATCAACATTGTATTTTGCGTAAAGCAGATGTTCTTTGCTGAAATATTTTTTTATAGTATCATGAACAGAATAATCATATATGACTTTCCTTCCGTTATCAGTAAATTTTATTTTATTTAATGTTAGCATTATAATTTAAATTTTTTTAGAACTGGTGCTATTGAACTTTTGAACAATTCTTTTTCAAAATTGATAAGACCAAAGTTATACATTAAAAGCGCATACATGACGGAATAACATATAGCTTTAACAGCGAAACTAATCCAACCAGCGCCAGGTATTAAATTTATTAAATAGCCTAAACTAATTATTATTATGACCATGAGTATGGTTTTGTGAAATAATTCTTTAAAAAATCGAATAATATTAAGTCCTATTACTTTATGGTAATAAAAATTCATAACATTTTGCACGATAAACCAACCTGTAACCGTACCCGTAATCATGCCTAGAGCTCCATAGGTTTTTGCTAAAAAAGCCCCTAAAACAACCCCTAAAAACAAAAACGACAGGTACAAAATAGCTTTAAATGACAATTTATTTTTGGCTTCTAGAATTGAATTTCCGAACCCTTGAACCAAAGGTAGGGTATAGGCTATCATTATCAATAAGGCTATTAACCACGTTTCGTGGCTACCTTCAACACCTAATTCCTTACCAACCCATAAATAGACAAATTGATTTCCAAATAGTAAAAATGCACCAAAAATGTACATGAGTACTATAAATGATATGCGGCCAATTTTAATCATCATGGATGTTAATTCTTCGCCAGTGGCATTGCCCACGGTCATTTTGGTGGCACGGGGTAAAAACACGCTGGATATGGCAGTTGAAAACGACCCATAATAGGTGCCCAGTACAATGCCAATACCGTATATGGTAAGCACTTCAGGTAAAGCGATGCTTCCTAAAATCCAGTGACCTGCTTTCCATTGGAACATGCTTACCAGTGCGAATACAAAAATCCAAAGGGAATAGCCAAAAATTTGCTTTACATATTTTAGTTTAAACTCATGTAATTTGAATCGAACCTTTAGATGAAAAAATACAAAATATATTTCGACTATTAAAAAAAGCACATTAAATACCGTATCGATTACTACAAGTGCAATGGCTTTTCCTCCTAATGTTAATACAGCCACGACCGTTATGGTTCGTAAAATATAGCGGATGATATTAACTGTTTTGGGAAATACAAAAACTTCATAGCCATAGCAAATACCTGTAAAACTGCCTCCCGGTAAGCCAATGGCTAAATTGCAAATAAGGAGTATAAAAATGGTTTTGGCAATGCGGAGCTCCTCGGCATTCATTTTTGTAAAGTAGGTATCTATATGGCCATAAAATAGAACCCCAATAAGCACCACTGTTAATGAAATGGCCCCATAAATAAGCATGGTGGTTGCCAAAAAGTTTTCTTCGCCTTTTCTGTCTTTCTCGGCTTTGTATTTAGCTACAAACCGAACGATGGTATTGTTAAGCCCTAAGTCCAATACCGAAATGGTACCAACAAGTGCCCCAATAGCGGTATAAATTCCATACTCGGCTTTGCCGATATGGTTTAAAATAAATGGTGTGATAAAAAGCCCTACTACATTGGTTAAAAATATAGTGGTGTAATTTAATAAGGCTCCTTTTTTTATTTGACTCACAGTATGGCGATTTGGTTTTTATTTGTGTTGCTTAAAGCCTTCCGCTTACCGCTTCGGTTAAAACCCCTTTCACATCGTATAGGATGCCGTTGGGGGTCAAGAGGTCTTTAAGGTTGATGCTTAAAAATTCTTGATGTGCTACGGTTAGGATGATGGCATCGTATTGGGTATTGGGTAACTGGGTTTTGGTTTCAAGGTTGTATTCATGCATGACTTCTTCGGGGTTTGCCCAAGGGTCATAAATGGTTAGGTTGGTGCTATAACTCTTAAGTTCGTGAATGACATCGACAACTTTGGTGTTTCGCACGTCGGGGCAGTTTTCCTTAAAGGTGATGCCCAACACCAATATGTTGGCGCCTTTGATGCGGATATCGTTTTGTAGCATGAGTTTTATAACTTGCCCGGCTACATATTGTCCCATACCATCATTAACGCGTCGCCCTGCCAAAATAATCTCTGAGTGGTATCCCACTTCCTGGGCTTTTTGTGCTAAATAATAAGGATCGACCCCAATGCAATGTCCGCCTACCAAACCTGGTTTGAATGGTAAAAAGTTCCATTTGGTGCCTGCGGCTTCCAATACGGCATGGGTATCGATATCCATGAGATTGAAAATTTTTGCCAATTCGTTTACAAAGGCGATGTTTATATCACGCTGTGAATTTTCAATGACTTTTGCTGCTTCTGCCACCTTGATAGTAGGGGCTAAGTGGGTGCCTGCCGTAATAACGGAAGCGTATAGGGTGTCTACTTTTTTACCAATTTCCGGGGTGGAACCCGCCGTGACTTTTAATATTTTATCGACGGTATGTAGTTTATCGCCCGGATTGATACGCTCGGGGGAATAGCCTGCAAAAAAATCGACGTTAAATGTTAAACCGCTTACTTTTTCCAGTATTGGCACGCATTCATCTTCTGTAGCCCCAGGGAATACAGTGGATTCATAAATTACAATATCACCTTGTTTAAGGACTTTGCCCACGGTTTCGCTGGATTTGTATAGGGGTGTTAAATCGGGGCGGTTGTTTTTATCAATGGGGGTGGGCACTGTTACCACATAGTAGTTGCAGTCTTTAATAGCGTTTATATCTGTTGAACAAAATAGACCGTTTTCGTTATTGTTTGTGTTTTTTATAACTGCTTTAAGGATATCTTGTTCTACTTCTAGGGTGACGTCGTTGCCTTCTTGTAGTTGGTCAATTCTTTTTTGATTGATGTCGAAACCTACTACATTGTATTTTGTGGCAAAGAGTCTTGCAAGTGGTAAGCCCACGTAGCCTAAGCCTATGATTGCGATTTTGATAGTTTTCATTTCTTGGTTATGGGTTTTTGGTTCTAGGTTTAAGGTTCTCGATACGATTTTCTCATACTTCGAAAATCACTCGAACTGACATTTGTTATTGATTATTTACTATTGATTATTGTTTATTGTTTATTCGGTTATTAACAACTAACTGTTGGCTACTAGCCATTTACTGTTTTTATTGATTATTGATTATTGATTATTTTTTATTGTTTATTTGTTAACTTTTGAACAACTTCTGATTCATAATTCTTAATTTGAATTGTCTACTGCTTACTGCCTATTTTATAATGTTTATTCGTTGATTCGTTTATTTGTTAACCTTTGAACAACTTCTAATTCTTAATCCATAATTCATAATTCTTAATTTGAATTGCCTACTGCTTATTTACTAGGTCTTCGACTTTAGTTTATCTTGAGCGCAGTCGAAAGGCTCAGACTGACATTTGTTATTGATTATTTTCTATTTACTATTGATTTGTCTATTTGTTTGACCATCAACTAACAACTAACCCCCAACACCTACTTCAAATGTTCCCAGTACCAAGTAACGGCTTCCTTGAGTCCGTTTTTGATATCGTATTTGGGGTTGTAATTTAGTAAGTTTTTGGCTTTGTCTATAGAGGCTAACGAGTGGGGGATGTCTCCCATTCTGTTATCTCGATGTTTTATTTCAATAGTACTTATAGCGTTATCGAAGTTCGATAAATACGTTTTTAATAGGGTCGCTAATTCCAAAAGTGTGGTGCGCTCTCCATAGGCTACATTATATACGGTATTTAAAGCGTCTTTATTGGTGGTCGTTAAGGCATTCAGATTCATTTGTACGACATTATCAATATAGGTAAAATCCCTGGAATAGCTTCCATCGCCATTGATAATGGGGGATTCATGGTTTATAAATTGCTGTACAAATTTTGGTATGACCGCCGCATAGGCGCCATCGGGGTCTTGTCTTTTTCCAAAAACATTAAAATATCTTAAACCAATGGTATCGAAATTATAGGTGG
This genomic window from Mariniflexile sp. TRM1-10 contains:
- a CDS encoding glycosyltransferase family 2 protein, yielding MKLITVFTPTYNRAYCLNQVYQSLISQSNQDFIWLIIDDGSTDNTKELVNSWILENKIEIQYHYQENQGMHGGHNAAYRLIETKLNVCIDSDDYMPIDAVEKILLHWENIKNKAEYAGLVGLDIDKDENIIGTKIPQHIKSTTLYELYNKYGVKGDKKLVYRTEVVKKYPPYPIFKNERFVPLGYLYQLIDQDYKLYPVNEAFCIVEYMQDGSSMNILKQYRRHPQGFAFSRKSRMQLAKNFKDQFKNAIHYVSSALFTKNSKFISESPKKLTTILAIPFGVVLNLYIRYKTKNDF
- a CDS encoding EpsG family protein codes for the protein MESSIIPIQYYYDLYINLCLFGVLFTLLHTYVLKMDDKKNILFINTLGLILLVFIIFFIGQRPITSKYGFGDTINYFHAFNLYSLGEPIADANDWGWHVFMKSLSTLVSAHTFFTICSFLYVFPLYKISKNLFKEFWYYAFVMFIVSFSFWTYGVNGVRNGIAASIFLWGLCFREKKIIMSLFFLWAILFHKTLLLPIAAYLLTYFYNNPKVYLKAWLLCIPLSLVMGSLWIALFTSLGFGDDRLADYLTPEDANVGNSFRWDFLFHSAFAVVAGWYFIYKKKFEDKFYFQLLNTYLICNGFWILVIRADFSNRFAYLSWFMMALVIIYPFLKQNFFKNQHLLIGKIILVYFAFTYFMSYIYYGFIK
- a CDS encoding serine O-acetyltransferase, with amino-acid sequence MRTLLFTLYKVVLLPHLLLYLTSKNKGVIDQDLRRWAEAKSIHKNKGELLLHFLAHSKDFRTIFYFRIQNSLIYILNIYCRKERNFTIDITTKLAGGILTGHPYCTILNAESIGENFYVNHLVTVGEVNGKRPTIGNNVSIYTGAIVIGGIKIGNNAEIGAGAVVVKDVPENAIVVGNPAKVIKIKTV
- a CDS encoding glycosyltransferase family 4 protein, translating into MKIVFIIDQVYLHGGIERVLSIKANDLAAIKENTVYIVTSEQKDMEPCYSFNSNIVFKDLKINYNRLISYFHPKNLLKIPRHIFKLRSALNEINPDVVVVCSHSVDTYFIPFINKNIPKIKEFHFSKSIEDVHRQKSSKSMKKYFLMFADFVESKYDRLIVLNPDEATYYKTDNVVTIPNPLTFYPDTVSKLDTLVAIAAGRIAPVKQFEVLIDIWEQVHTKNKEWQLHIYGTGDTHYLEKLQKRIHDKNLNNHVFLKGPTNNIQSKMLSSSLFVMTSANECFPLVLLEAQACGLPIISFDCPNGPRNIISNDTGKLIDPMDINGFSEALLEIMANPNKRKAWGKQARIHAANYSVKDIMHQWMAMFNKLTEIKK
- a CDS encoding glycosyltransferase family 4 protein; its protein translation is MVKSVKLLYITNQICGPGGLERVLSIKASYLADKYDYKIHILTLNQGEKEVFYTFSKHIVYHDISVKGNPIQYLRTYRKGIKKVIKEVAPDIVLVCDDGLKGLFLPLLIKKPCPMVYERHVSKNISIKNKKTVINKIKKQVLFKIMDFGGQFYDKFIVLTKGNTKEWYLKNMEVIPNPLSFYPIEQSDLKNKRVLAVGKQSYQKGYDRLLKSWKLVHEKNPDWELDIYGTKDNSEKLEDLAKNLGISNTVHFYDPVKNIAEKYRDASIYVMSSRYEGFGMVLTEAMAYGVPCVSFDCPYGPSDIITNNIDGFLVPNGDTKALGEKLNALIENDTLRRDMGNKAKKNSARYLPEKIIKQWDGLFKQLMKDKLS
- a CDS encoding glucosamine inositolphosphorylceramide transferase family protein, whose protein sequence is MEFSDWVICEDKNYDYTSLKEYVKNGVLLLELSQDKLITEVLHKPLVTLSIAYNNLESEKWQKISGIALKNELGLKNNTYKILHNYSIYLVKFLKNATNFELEPVPNTKIFENLNISKFSIIIYYIKLVFKIFIRKIKKEQLNWKIGIKKDGKTTLLKQPKKSFWADPFIIKANNENFFVYFEELKSNNLGKISCVELNSNLEIVRKEDIINTDYHLSFPNIFFKEDNYYMIPESSQNNTLQLFECNQFPFKWDFKTNLMENIKLLDAVWIYHNDLYWIFANKIEDFEHDNNEKLYLYYSKNLFSNDWKPHIKNPIITDASLARNAGGFIIENGKLKRVSQNCMKGYGQNIVINEVKLLTKEDYYEEKTSEILPQKGFIGMHTLNKLKNMEVMDYLVKE
- a CDS encoding polysaccharide pyruvyl transferase family protein, with product MKYGLLNYIENQKYFNVGDNIQSLAAKQFLPKVDKYVDRESLADYDEEPVKLIMNGWFIHNTQNWVPSEKIKPLFVSFHMNNTAAPAMLSEKGIAYLKKYAPIGCRDQFTADTLNSKGIEAYFTGCLTLTLDSYKVDDSERGDDIYIVDPLYSYPSNQRLFYSLRSTIKSVLNGKAFKLNKKNKHLKNFISEDLLKSAIYIDQEPLNTISDAEKFEMAESVLKKYAKAKLVITSRIHCALPCLAMGTPVIFINGFDKFVDSCRFDGILELFNRLDVNSETGEYTANFNLEGKINKNTMVKNLGLHHKLAEPLKEKCRKFVAE
- a CDS encoding lipopolysaccharide biosynthesis protein → MSQIKKGALLNYTTIFLTNVVGLFITPFILNHIGKAEYGIYTAIGALVGTISVLDLGLNNTIVRFVAKYKAEKDRKGEENFLATTMLIYGAISLTVVLIGVLFYGHIDTYFTKMNAEELRIAKTIFILLICNLAIGLPGGSFTGICYGYEVFVFPKTVNIIRYILRTITVVAVLTLGGKAIALVVIDTVFNVLFLIVEIYFVFFHLKVRFKLHEFKLKYVKQIFGYSLWIFVFALVSMFQWKAGHWILGSIALPEVLTIYGIGIVLGTYYGSFSTAISSVFLPRATKMTVGNATGEELTSMMIKIGRISFIVLMYIFGAFLLFGNQFVYLWVGKELGVEGSHETWLIALLIMIAYTLPLVQGFGNSILEAKNKLSFKAILYLSFLFLGVVLGAFLAKTYGALGMITGTVTGWFIVQNVMNFYYHKVIGLNIIRFFKELFHKTILMVIIIISLGYLINLIPGAGWISFAVKAICYSVMYALLMYNFGLINFEKELFKSSIAPVLKKFKL